The following proteins come from a genomic window of Gottfriedia acidiceleris:
- a CDS encoding DNA-dependent RNA polymerase subunit epsilon, translating to MIFKVYYQELPLEVPVREKTKTVYVEADSEREVRAKLLPFNYNIELVQALTGAHLEFEKQSESFKILELA from the coding sequence ATGATTTTTAAAGTATACTATCAGGAATTACCATTAGAGGTACCTGTAAGAGAAAAAACTAAAACAGTTTATGTAGAAGCAGATAGTGAAAGAGAAGTTCGTGCGAAATTATTACCTTTCAATTATAATATTGAGCTTGTTCAAGCTTTAACCGGTGCTCATCTTGAATTCGAAAAACAAAGTGAAAGCTTTAAAATTTTGGAGCTAGCGTAA